One region of Flavobacterium pisciphilum genomic DNA includes:
- a CDS encoding NAD(P)H-dependent flavin oxidoreductase produces MNRITTLFKIKYPIIQAGMIWNSGYKLASAVSNAGGLGIIGAGSMYPEVLREHIQKCKKATSKPFGVNVPMLYPNIDEIIKIIVDEGVKIVFTSAGNPKTWTSFLKEKGITVVHVVSSTIFALKAQEAGVDAIVAEGFEAGGHNGRDETTTFTLIPMVREKITIPLIAAGGIATGKGMLAAMILGADGVQVGSRFAASIESSAHDNFKQTIVNVKEGDTQLTLKELAPVRLIKNKFYQDVQALYEKCPTKEELVELLGRARAKRGMFEGDLEEGELEIGQIAGLIQDIKPAADIIEEMISDFEAARKQTLNLDF; encoded by the coding sequence TCAAGCAGGAATGATTTGGAACAGTGGTTACAAGCTTGCAAGTGCGGTAAGTAATGCTGGAGGTTTAGGAATAATAGGAGCAGGCTCGATGTATCCAGAAGTATTGCGAGAGCACATTCAGAAATGCAAAAAAGCAACATCAAAACCCTTTGGAGTAAATGTGCCAATGCTTTACCCTAATATCGACGAGATCATTAAAATCATTGTTGATGAAGGTGTGAAAATTGTATTTACATCAGCAGGAAATCCTAAAACATGGACGTCATTTTTAAAAGAAAAAGGAATTACAGTTGTGCATGTGGTAAGTAGTACTATTTTTGCTTTAAAAGCACAAGAAGCAGGCGTAGATGCTATTGTGGCCGAAGGTTTTGAAGCTGGAGGGCATAATGGTCGTGATGAAACGACAACTTTTACATTGATTCCGATGGTGCGTGAAAAAATCACTATTCCGCTAATAGCAGCGGGAGGGATCGCAACAGGAAAAGGAATGCTTGCAGCGATGATTCTAGGTGCAGATGGAGTTCAGGTAGGAAGTCGCTTTGCAGCTTCAATAGAATCTTCAGCACATGATAATTTTAAGCAAACGATTGTTAATGTAAAAGAGGGTGATACACAGCTTACATTGAAAGAATTAGCTCCAGTACGATTAATTAAGAATAAATTTTATCAGGATGTTCAGGCGTTATACGAGAAGTGTCCAACAAAAGAAGAACTCGTTGAACTTTTAGGAAGAGCAAGAGCAAAACGAGGAATGTTTGAAGGCGATTTGGAAGAAGGCGAATTAGAAATCGGACAAATAGCAGGACTTATTCAAGATATTAAACCTGCTGCTGACATTATCGAAGAGATGATTTCAGATTTTGAAGCTGCACGTAAACAAACATTAAATTTAGATTTTTAG
- a CDS encoding DUF4268 domain-containing protein, producing the protein MYSKEESQKMKREFWVAFAEKYPRKWVLYDTKIKDFSFKFYVDNKKAQILIDIEHRNDDKRNAYYEKLEALKNILEEEFIKDLIFEKEYTLESGKTISRIWVEKLGVGFSNRKYWDEIFDFYFEKMNALEMFYLEYDEFIKDIE; encoded by the coding sequence ATGTACAGTAAAGAAGAATCACAGAAAATGAAGAGAGAGTTTTGGGTCGCTTTTGCCGAGAAATATCCACGAAAATGGGTACTTTATGACACCAAAATTAAAGATTTCTCTTTTAAATTTTATGTCGATAACAAAAAAGCACAAATTTTAATAGATATCGAACATCGCAATGACGACAAACGAAATGCATACTATGAGAAACTAGAAGCATTAAAAAATATTTTAGAAGAAGAGTTCATCAAAGATCTTATTTTTGAAAAAGAATATACTTTAGAAAGTGGCAAAACCATAAGTCGTATTTGGGTTGAAAAACTAGGAGTTGGTTTTAGCAATCGTAAATATTGGGATGAAATATTCGACTTTTACTTCGAAAAAATGAATGCTCTTGAAATGTTTTACTTGGAGTATGATGAATTCATCAAAGACATTGAATAG
- a CDS encoding PCMD domain-containing protein gives MNLQNINVDLTYGTLNTTFPDYQKLSNGFYGSSNNKPTHISVVFASSADGILYEGDINSRLSVNNFELKY, from the coding sequence ATGAATCTTCAAAATATTAATGTAGATTTGACCTACGGAACATTAAACACTACTTTTCCTGATTATCAAAAACTTAGCAATGGGTTTTATGGAAGTTCTAATAATAAACCGACACACATTAGCGTAGTTTTTGCTTCTAGTGCCGATGGAATTCTGTATGAAGGTGATATAAATAGTAGGTTATCCGTAAATAATTTTGAACTTAAATATTAA
- a CDS encoding NUDIX hydrolase, protein MNFQNFLNFVPNLAEAKLPAEIAHYKMAPLERMEVMKNIDIKANAPRVAAVMMLLYPKNDITHLVLIVRNAYNGVHSSQIAFPGGKYELDDESYAYTALRETHEEVGVLPDKIQIVKAFTPTYIPPSNFVVHPFLGICKEEIHFRPDPREVADIIELPLSVFLDDEIVIKTILSTSYATNITVPAFKIENHIVWGATAMILSELKEVLKESLVD, encoded by the coding sequence ATGAATTTTCAAAACTTTTTGAATTTTGTTCCCAACCTAGCAGAAGCGAAACTTCCAGCTGAAATTGCACATTATAAAATGGCTCCATTGGAACGAATGGAAGTTATGAAAAATATAGATATCAAAGCTAATGCTCCTCGAGTTGCTGCAGTTATGATGTTGTTATATCCCAAAAATGACATTACACATTTGGTTTTAATTGTTCGTAATGCTTATAATGGAGTACATTCATCGCAAATTGCATTTCCTGGAGGAAAGTATGAGCTAGATGATGAGAGTTATGCTTATACAGCTTTACGTGAAACGCATGAAGAAGTAGGTGTTTTACCAGATAAAATTCAAATTGTAAAGGCATTTACACCTACCTATATTCCGCCAAGTAATTTTGTGGTACATCCTTTTTTAGGAATCTGCAAAGAAGAAATACATTTTCGACCAGATCCAAGAGAAGTTGCAGATATTATAGAGTTGCCACTCTCCGTTTTTTTGGATGATGAAATTGTTATAAAAACGATTTTATCAACCTCGTATGCAACAAATATTACTGTTCCAGCTTTTAAAATAGAAAATCATATTGTGTGGGGTGCAACGGCGATGATATTGAGTGAGTTAAAAGAGGTTTTAAAAGAAAGTCTAGTAGATTAA
- a CDS encoding lysophospholipid acyltransferase family protein, with amino-acid sequence MGLFKRNPFGHILFIKKWLIRIFGAITHRRYRGFNELQIDGSEIIRSLPDTNVLFISNHQTYFADVVAMFHVFNASLSGREDNIKNVGYLWQPKMNIYYVAAKETMRAGLLPRILSYVGAITVERTWRAKGVDVTEKREVNPNDTENIKIALKDGWVITFPQGTTKSFKPVRKGTAHIIKEHRPIVVPIVIDGFRRSFDKKGLRMKKKGILQSFIIKEPLVIDYDNDTIDEIVEKVEFAIEQHPSFLKVIPSEELKVEEELNKMRRWDY; translated from the coding sequence ATGGGATTGTTTAAAAGAAATCCTTTTGGTCATATACTATTTATAAAAAAATGGTTAATTCGAATTTTTGGGGCAATTACACATAGACGTTATAGAGGTTTTAACGAATTGCAAATTGATGGCTCAGAAATTATAAGAAGTTTACCAGATACTAATGTTCTTTTCATATCTAATCATCAAACATACTTTGCTGATGTTGTGGCTATGTTTCATGTTTTTAACGCAAGTTTGAGTGGGAGAGAAGATAATATTAAAAATGTAGGTTACTTATGGCAACCAAAGATGAATATTTACTACGTTGCTGCTAAAGAAACAATGAGAGCAGGTTTATTGCCAAGAATTTTATCTTATGTGGGAGCAATAACAGTCGAGCGTACTTGGCGAGCTAAAGGAGTTGATGTTACTGAAAAAAGAGAAGTCAATCCTAATGATACAGAAAACATCAAAATTGCTCTTAAAGATGGGTGGGTAATCACGTTTCCGCAAGGAACAACGAAGTCATTTAAGCCAGTTCGAAAAGGGACAGCACATATTATTAAAGAACACAGGCCAATTGTTGTTCCAATAGTAATTGATGGTTTCCGCCGTTCTTTTGATAAAAAAGGGTTGCGAATGAAAAAGAAAGGAATTCTACAATCTTTTATTATTAAAGAACCACTTGTTATTGATTATGATAATGATACAATTGATGAAATTGTTGAAAAAGTAGAATTTGCCATCGAACAACACCCTTCGTTTTTAAAAGTTATTCCATCAGAAGAACTAAAAGTAGAAGAGGAATTGAATAAGATGCGTAGATGGGATTACTAG